CGCGGGGGTTGTGATCGCAAGTGTTTTGGAAGTTATTATACCTCTTTACTTCAAAGAGTTCTTCGAAGCGCTCGTACGAGGCGCGCAAGGCCGCGACTTGTATGCCAACGTGCTTCTGCAAATTCTATTTATAATAATTGCTTTGCGCGTTATTTCGTGGGCTTTTTGGCGCGTTTCTACTTTTGTTATAGCGCATTTACAAAGCAGGGTGATGTCCGATCTTCTCAACACTGCTTTTGAGAACCTACAAAATCATTCATATTATTTCTTTGCTAACCGTTTCGTAGGTACGCTAGTGCGGCGCGCTGGCCGTCTTTCTGATTCTTTTGAAGGGATTGCGGATCGCGTATATTATGATTTCCTGCCGCTTATTGTAAAGATAATCGCTATTGTTTTTGTTTTATTCTTAAGTAGCAAGTTAGTTGCCTTTATCACGATAGCGTGGACTATTATGTATTTGGCTATAAATTATTTTTTTATAATTTATAGCATTAAATACGACGAAAAAAGCTCGGCAATGGATTCAATTGTATCTGGGCAGCTTGCTGATACGCTTACTAACAATACTAACGTTAAGCTTTTTACTGGCATTAAGTACGAAATAAGCCAATTTGTAAAACTTACAGAAGAGCAGTTCCGTTTGAGGCGTTTTGCTTGGTGGCTGGCGGAATCTTCCGAGGCGGTTCGCGCGGGCCTCATGGTCATTTTGGAGTTCGTTATATTCTATTTTGCTATTTCTTTGTGGCAATCCGGCCAGATTGGGGTAGGGGACTTCGTGCTCATTCAATCTTATTTAATAGATCTATTCGGCCGATTGTGGGGCTTTGCTCGCGCAATGCGCAATATGTTCCGTTATCTCGCCAATGCCGAGGAAATGGTGGAGATTATCAATACACCGCACGGAATTATTGATAAGTCTCGCGCAAAGAAATTAAAAGTTACCAACGGCGAGGTTGAGTTTCGCGACGTGACATTCGCGTACAATCAGACTAGAGATGTAATAAATCATCTAAATCTTAAGATTAAGCCGGGCGAAAAAGTCGGTGTTGTAGGGTTATCCGGTTCAGGTAAGACAACCATCGCTTCGTTAATTTTACGCCTGTTTGATATTCAAGATGGCGCGATTCTTATTGATGGTCAAAATATTGCAGATGTTACGCAGGATTCACTCCATTCAAGCATAAGTTTTGTGCCACAAGACCCAATTCTTTTTCATCGTACTCTTTGGGAGAATATTCGCTACGGGAAAAGGGACGCAAAAGATAAGGAAGTTATACAAGCGGCGCGCGACGCGTATTGCGATGAGTTTGTAGAAACTTTGCCGGAGAAATATCAAACGTATGTAGGGGAGAGAGGCATCAAGCTTTCAGGCGGACAGCGCCAGCGTATAGCCATAGCGCGCGCATTTTTAAAGAACGCCTCTGTTTTGATTTTGGATGAGGCAACCAGCAGCCTAGACTCTCATTCTGAGCAAATCATTCAGCAAGCGCTCGAACGGCTTATGCAAGGCCAGCCTTCGCAAAATGCTTCCGCCGGCACTAAAGTTCTGGCGGACGAGACGGCGGGGCAAGGCCGTACAACAATAGTGATAGCACACCGTTTATCAACGATAAGTAAAATGGATCGCATAGTTGTTCTTGATAACGGAAAAGTAGTTGAGCAGGGGACGCATGCAGAACTTATAGCTAACCCCGACAGTATTTATACTAAACTATGGAATTTACAGGTCGGTGGATTTATTTCGGCCGGAGAAACGGAAGAATAAAAAAAGGGCCTCCGGGAGGCCCTTTTTCATCGGCGATATAGAATAGAGGGGAGTATAAGAAGAAGCTTCTTTGGCCGTTATTTATATAGTCGTATAATGTACCTTATGCGACATACAATATAAAATCAACGAATAACGAATCCCTACGAATAAACGAATTAAAAATAAGAAGTAGATAGTATTCGTTATTCGTTGATACATCTATCGCGACGGTGTTGGTATCACCCTATCAACACCTTTATCAATTTGTTGGCTAACCCGTTGCTTGAGATTGTCTTTTAAATAGTTTTTGACATCATTAACGGCCTCAACAGCGCTTATTTTAGATTGTTGAAAAAGTTGTTTTATAAAATCTTCGTCCTTAATGCTATCAATCAATCCCTTTGTCTTATTAACAATACTTACAACAAAATTTTTTATGTCTGATCCGTAAGGAATTTTTTGCACTAGATTATCGGGCACCACATATGCAAATATTAGCAATAAAATTATTGTAAATATAAGGAATTTCGCCATATGTCGTATAATAATTATTAGTGTAAAATAGATTATTTCGGCAAATAATCCATTGGATTCAATGACGCGCCGATTGGCAATGTGCCAGCCAGTTTGCTGGCTTTAGTGGTGTATGTATTGGGCGCATACACCGTAAAATGCACATGGGAGCCCGTAGAATAGCCCGTAGACCCCATATATCCTATTATATCCCCTCTTTTTACGGTTTGGCCAACTTTTGCGGTCTGCACAGACATATGTCCATAAAGGGTTACGAGACCATTGTCGTGCTCTATAGTTATCCATTTTCCATATGCGTAAGGCGCGCTAGCCACTCCTATTACAACACCTTCGCGCGCAGCGCGAAGTGGCGTGCCTATAGGCCCCGCGATATCAATGCCATTATGAAAGCACGTGGGATATGCTTTGGACTTTTTAGCAAATGCCGTGCATCCGTATCCTTGTGAAAGCCTACCGCTAGCCGGCCATTCAAGAACGCCATGACCAGTAGTTGGTATAATGCTGGGATCGAGTGTTTCCCGTAATCGATCTTCTAATTCAAAAATTTGGCGCTGAACTTCATCTTGTTTACTTGTGACATCTTTGAGCAGATTCTGATATTGCGCTTCTTGATTGCGAGTCTGCTTTAGAACATCCTGCTGGTCGGCCCTTTGCGATTCAACAATTGCCTGTTGAGCAGTAAGGTCGTCCTTTGCGTTGTTAAGATCGTCTTGCCGCTGGTTAAGTTCCAATTTCGCATTTTCAAGCCCGGCTTTTTCAGATTTTAAATTTTTTAGATTTTCATAAAGATTACTATTTAAGCTATCCTGATTCTGAACCTGATCGTAGAAATTGGATAAATTTTCATATTTTAGCACAAGTTCGAGGATTGACTCGCTATCACTCGCGTATATTTCGCGCACCAAAGCGGCAGTCTGCTCTTTATTTCTTTCAATAGATCGTTCAAGAGCGTGAATCTGCAATTCGGTTTGCGTTATCTTATCAGACAACAATGTTATTGCCTGCCGATCTTTGTTTATTTGTTTTTCAAGCGATTGAATTGACCTGTTATAGTTAGCAATTAGATTTTTTAAAGTATTGGCCTGCTGTTGCGTTGTATCAATATTTTCTTTATAAGATTGCGCTTGTTCTTGCAATTCTCTTATTTGCTGTTGTTTTTCGTCAAGCTGTTTTTGAATATCGTCTGCTGTTGTGGCAGAGGCGTAGTTGGCAAAACCTGACAATACTAAAAGTAACTGCAATAATAGGCAGATTGATCGCAAAAAGTATTTTGATACATGAAACATTGGCATGAAAGGAGCTCACTATGAAACTTTTATACTTACCGATTTCAGAGGAGGCTTTTTGCATACGCTAATCGAGCAAGCGTTTTTTCTTTACCCAGAATACTAGCTACTTCAAACGGGCCAGGTGATGCTTTTTGACCAGTTAAGGCAACGCGCAAAGGCCATAATATAGTGCCTTTATCCCCCTTTGCCGAAGCATAAGGCATTAAAACGTCTTCCAGAGATTTTGCGGTCTGAAATATTTTATTATCTAACGACATGATAAAGTTTTCTAATTCAGACAGCGTTTTGGTAATAGTTATTTTGTCGGTATTTTTCCAAACAAGCAGGGATTCATCGTAAGAGGGACTATCTGTAAAGAAAAATCCTGCTCTCTCCCCTATTTCCGCGAGGCGCTTTAACCGTTCTTGCTCCAGAGCA
This genomic interval from Candidatus Spechtbacteria bacterium contains the following:
- a CDS encoding peptidoglycan DD-metalloendopeptidase family protein; this translates as MRSICLLLQLLLVLSGFANYASATTADDIQKQLDEKQQQIRELQEQAQSYKENIDTTQQQANTLKNLIANYNRSIQSLEKQINKDRQAITLLSDKITQTELQIHALERSIERNKEQTAALVREIYASDSESILELVLKYENLSNFYDQVQNQDSLNSNLYENLKNLKSEKAGLENAKLELNQRQDDLNNAKDDLTAQQAIVESQRADQQDVLKQTRNQEAQYQNLLKDVTSKQDEVQRQIFELEDRLRETLDPSIIPTTGHGVLEWPASGRLSQGYGCTAFAKKSKAYPTCFHNGIDIAGPIGTPLRAAREGVVIGVASAPYAYGKWITIEHDNGLVTLYGHMSVQTAKVGQTVKRGDIIGYMGSTGYSTGSHVHFTVYAPNTYTTKASKLAGTLPIGASLNPMDYLPK
- a CDS encoding ABC transporter ATP-binding protein, with the protein product MKPLTKQTYLLYWQHARKYSFWLFVTVAGVVIASVLEVIIPLYFKEFFEALVRGAQGRDLYANVLLQILFIIIALRVISWAFWRVSTFVIAHLQSRVMSDLLNTAFENLQNHSYYFFANRFVGTLVRRAGRLSDSFEGIADRVYYDFLPLIVKIIAIVFVLFLSSKLVAFITIAWTIMYLAINYFFIIYSIKYDEKSSAMDSIVSGQLADTLTNNTNVKLFTGIKYEISQFVKLTEEQFRLRRFAWWLAESSEAVRAGLMVILEFVIFYFAISLWQSGQIGVGDFVLIQSYLIDLFGRLWGFARAMRNMFRYLANAEEMVEIINTPHGIIDKSRAKKLKVTNGEVEFRDVTFAYNQTRDVINHLNLKIKPGEKVGVVGLSGSGKTTIASLILRLFDIQDGAILIDGQNIADVTQDSLHSSISFVPQDPILFHRTLWENIRYGKRDAKDKEVIQAARDAYCDEFVETLPEKYQTYVGERGIKLSGGQRQRIAIARAFLKNASVLILDEATSSLDSHSEQIIQQALERLMQGQPSQNASAGTKVLADETAGQGRTTIVIAHRLSTISKMDRIVVLDNGKVVEQGTHAELIANPDSIYTKLWNLQVGGFISAGETEE